One part of the Oceanispirochaeta sp. genome encodes these proteins:
- a CDS encoding HD domain-containing phosphohydrolase: MNKQSILILDDEEIIRDLLEDLLIEKFNIMKTDSGYKALEILDNYKIDLILVDINMPRMNGLEFINKARQIEPDIAYIIISGNRDIDTAIDALHSGVWDFIQKPFKNINNLNKVIHASLEKRNLIQENRRYKENLEQMVKIRTGELEKKNEELLQSRNRIIGILSRAAEFKDYETGQHFIRVSQYSGIIASGLELSQYKVDLIRHAAPVHDIGKIGIPESILLKQGKLTDSEYKTMQKHCEYGEQILKSRSLDNLISPMNNVLHGDFNNTDDLLATAALIAKYHHERIDGSGYPLGLTGKHIPLEAKIVAVSDVYDAIGSNRSYKKAWSERECQEHIIKNSGIHFDPDVVDAFISNIDQIQEIKNTLMDSQEFQMKII; encoded by the coding sequence ATGAATAAACAAAGCATTTTAATATTAGATGATGAAGAAATAATCAGAGATCTATTAGAAGATTTACTGATTGAAAAATTCAATATAATGAAAACTGACTCTGGTTACAAAGCTCTTGAGATTTTGGATAATTATAAAATTGATCTAATACTTGTAGATATAAATATGCCCAGGATGAATGGACTTGAGTTCATAAACAAAGCTAGACAAATAGAACCAGATATTGCGTATATTATAATTTCCGGAAACAGGGATATTGATACTGCCATAGATGCTCTTCATTCGGGGGTGTGGGATTTTATTCAAAAACCTTTCAAGAATATCAATAATTTAAATAAAGTCATCCATGCCTCCCTGGAAAAAAGAAACCTGATACAGGAAAATCGCCGTTATAAAGAGAATCTTGAACAGATGGTCAAGATAAGAACCGGTGAGTTGGAAAAAAAGAATGAGGAACTCCTTCAGTCCAGAAATAGAATCATTGGGATTTTATCAAGAGCTGCCGAGTTTAAAGACTATGAAACTGGTCAGCACTTTATTAGAGTCTCTCAATACTCAGGAATCATTGCCTCAGGTTTAGAATTAAGCCAGTACAAGGTAGACTTAATACGTCATGCCGCTCCCGTTCATGATATCGGAAAAATCGGGATTCCAGAGAGTATTCTGTTAAAACAGGGGAAGTTGACAGATTCTGAATATAAAACAATGCAGAAGCACTGTGAATACGGAGAACAGATTCTAAAAAGTCGGTCTCTTGATAATCTTATCAGCCCTATGAACAATGTTCTCCATGGCGATTTCAACAATACAGATGACTTGCTGGCAACGGCCGCTTTAATAGCCAAATACCACCATGAACGGATCGATGGAAGCGGCTATCCTCTCGGTTTGACAGGAAAGCACATTCCCCTCGAAGCCAAGATTGTTGCTGTCTCTGATGTTTATGATGCCATAGGAAGCAACCGCTCCTATAAAAAAGCCTGGAGCGAAAGGGAGTGTCAGGAGCATATCATCAAAAACTCAGGAATCCATTTTGATCCGGATGTGGTGGATGCT